One genomic segment of Synchiropus splendidus isolate RoL2022-P1 chromosome 16, RoL_Sspl_1.0, whole genome shotgun sequence includes these proteins:
- the cpsf6 gene encoding cleavage and polyadenylation specificity factor subunit 6 isoform X2 — protein MSEGVDHIDIYADVEEEFNQEQDYPVHEQIDLYDDVISPSANNGDAPEDRDYLDSLPAPGAAEEGKRSPPNSVFTYTGKRIALYIGNLTWWTTDEDLTEVIRSVGITDVLEIKFFENRANGQSKGFALVSVGSESSSRKLMDLLSKRVLHGQNPVVTPCNKQSLSQFEMQSRKSNHSGQMSGEGKAGPPGSGSRGGFPPGSRGRSRFPGGPPGPGSDRFQGPGGPGGPPPHFPGGLQGPPRPPPGPPGPPGPPGPPPPGQGLPPPMPGPPSRGDRPPPPVLFPGQFGQPPLGPLPPGPPPPGYGPPPGPPPPQQGPPPPGPFPPRPPGPIVPPMALGPPPHLAGPPPGGPPPAPHVNPAFFPPPGSNSLPPNDSRGPPGPNDIYGRPPPYERDYGPGSRDMESSRAPLNEAEFEEIMNRNRAISSSAISRAVSDASAAEYGSAIETLVTAISLIKQSKVSADDRCKVLISSLQDCLHGIESKSYGSASRRERSRERDHSRSREKSRRHKSRSRERHEDYYRERSRERDRHRERDRDREREREREYRHR, from the exons ATGTCGGAGGGAGTCGATCACATCGATATCTACGCCGACGTAGAAGAGGAATTTAACCAG GAACAGGACTACCCAGTGCACGAGCAGATCGACTTGTATGATGATGTCATATCACCGTCAGCCAACAATGGAGATGCTCCAGAAGACCGTGACTACCTGGACAGTCTTCCGGCTCCAGGAGCGGCCGAGGAGGGCAAGAGATCCCCTCCCAATTCTGTCTTCACATACACGGGCAAAAGAATAGCGCTGTACATCGGAAACCTGACATGG TGGACCACAGACGAGGACCTGACAGAGGTGATCCGGTCGGTCGGAATCACAGACGTGCTGGAGATCAAGTTCTTTGAAAACAGAGCCAATGGCCAGTCCAAAGG ttTTGCGCTGGTCTCTGTGGGCTCCGAGTCGTCCTCCAGGAAGTTGATGGATCTTCTGTCGAAAAGGGTGCTCCACGGCCAGAATCCTGTTGTGACACCCTGCAACAAACAGTCACTGAGTCAGTTTGAGATGCAGTCACGCAAAA GTAACCACTCTGGGCAGATGTCAGGAGAGGGCAAGGCCGGACCCCCAGGATCTGGCTCGCGTGGAGGTTTTCCTCCGGGTAGTCGTGGAAGAAGCCGCTTTCCTGGTGGCCCCCCTGGACCTGGCAGTGACCGTTTCCAGGGACCCGGTGGGCCTGGAGGTCCACCTCCACATTTTCCTG GTGGACTGCAGGGCCCCCCGCGCCCCCCTCCCGGTCCTCCTGGCCCACCCGGTCCTCCTGGACCTCCGCCTCCCGGTCAGGGACTCCCGCCTCCCATGCCTGGCCCACCCAGCCGGGGTGACAGACCCCCTCCCCCGGTCCTGTTCCCTGGCCAGTTTGGCCAGCCGCCTCTGGGCCCCTTGCCCCCCGGCCCACCGCCTCCGGGCTACGGTCCCCCTCCTGGCCCACCGCCCCCACAGCAAGGCCCCCCGCCGCCAGGACCCTTCCCTCCTCGCCCTCCTGGACCTATCGTGCCACCAATGGCGTTGGGACCCCCTCCTCACTTGGCAGGTCCGCCTCCAGGTGGTCCACCTCCGGCCCCCCACGTCAACCCTGCCTTCTTTCCCCCTCCTGGGAGCAACAGCCTGCCCCCCAACGATAGCCGAGGACCCCCAGGACCAAACGACATATATGGACGACCGCCTCCCTACGAAAGAGACTACGGTCCTGGAAGCAG GGACATGGAGTCCTCGCGGGCCCCCTTGAACGAGGCAGAGTTTGAGGAGATCATGAACCGCAACAGAGCCATTTCCTCTAGCGCCATCTCCAGAGCAGTGTCGGATGccagtgcag CCGAGTACGGCAGCGCCATCGAGACGCTGGTCACAGCCATCAGCCTGATCAAACAGTCCAAGGTCTCGGCAGATGATCGCTGTAAAGTGCTCATTAGCTCGCTGCAGGACTGTCTGCATGGCATCGAGTCCAAGAGCTACGGCTCCGCCTCCAG AAGAGAGCGCTCCAGGGAGCGAGACCACAGTCGCTCCAGAGAGAAGAGTCGCCGGCACAAGTCCCGCAGCCGGGAGCGCCACGAGGACTACTACAGAGAGCGCAGCCGCGAGCGGGACCGCCACCGCGAGCGGGACCGGGACCGCGAGAGGGAGCGGGAGCGAGAGTACCGGCATCGCTAG
- the coch gene encoding cochlin — protein sequence MTSFCVSGAKMSLTSVMTGLVLFFASGVGSEPNGQSRRGRIASDARSPGGQGSPFLASHLVPNPITCLTRGADLTDQGLLVLCPPDCLRSRGSVFGTGVYASVSSVCGAALHRGLLGEAGGPVQVHRLQGRNDYISSFSHGVLSQALTRWSASFSLSKPVPPPQELARETSTTQLPASAKKQKKVPTKKVPAPGNKDCPMDIAIVIDSSSNIGQRRFNLQKNLVGKLVAMLKVGPSGPHVGLVQASDAPKTEFFLSNYTQPKELLFAIKEVTHLGGNTNTGKAIMQTTESFFSPERGGRRGHPRVLLVMIDGWPSDDVEQAAMLARESGVNVFVVSVARPAPEELPMVQDKDFLKKAVCKDNGFFSYQIPSWFSTTKHVKPLTQRVCSADAMLCSKTCYNSVNIGFLIDGSSSIGDGNFRLVLDFLAEIARSFDVSDFGARIGAVQFTYDQRLEFSLYDHPEKEEAVSALRSISYMSGGTATGEAITFTVHNLFKRVGPGRNFLIVVTDGQSYDDVRAPALDAHRQGITVYSVGVAWAPLDDLRSMASEPKDGHTFFTREFSGLSDFIQPLVRGICRDFNDNN from the exons atgacatcattcTGTGTTTCAGGTGCCAAGATGAGTCTCACCTCCGTCATGACAG GACTCGTCCTCTTCTTTGCCTCGGGGGTCGGATCAGAACCAAACGGTCAGTCGCGGCGTGGAAGGATAGCCAGTGATGCCAGGTCACCTGGAGGCCAAGGGTCACCATTTCTGGCCAGTCATCTGG TGCCGAACCCGATCACCTGCCTGACCCGCGGAGCCGACCTCACCGACCAAGGACTGCTGGTCCTGTGTCCTCCAGACTGCCTCCGCTCCAGGGGCTCGGTGTTTGGGACCGGGGTTTACGCCTCCGTCTCGTCCGTCTGTGGCGCCGCGCTGCACAG GGGCTTGCTGGGCGAGGCAGGAGGTCCGGTCCAGGTCCACCGGCTGCAGGGTCGCAACGACTACATCAGCTCCTTCTCTCACGGCGTCCTCTCTCAGGCGCTGACCCGCTGGAGCGCCTCCTTCAGCCTCAGCA AGCCTGTCCCGCCGCCCCAGGAGCTGGCCCGTGAGACCAGCACCACCCAGCTGCCGGCCTCAG ccaagaagcagaagaaggttCCCACCAAGAAGGTCCCGGCCCCCGGGAACAAAG ACTGTCCCATGGACATCGCCATCGTCatcgacagcagcagcaacatcggCCAGCGGCGCTTCAACCTCCAGAAGAACCTGGTGGGCAAACTGGTGGCCATGTTGAAGGTGGGACCCAGTGGACCTCACGTGGGTCTGGTGCAGGCCAG cgaCGCTCCCAAGACCGAGTTCTTCTTGTCCAACTACACCCAACCCAAGGAGCTTCTGTTCGCCATCAAGGAGGTGACTCACCTGGGGGGCAACACCAACACAG GCAAGGCCATCATGCAGACCACGGAGAGCTTCTTCAGCCCGGAGCGCGGCGGGAGGCGGGGCCACCCCCGCGTGCTGCTGGTGATGATCGACGGCTGGCCCTCCGACGACGTGGAGCAGGCGGCCATGTTGGCCCGCGAGTCCGGGGTCAACGTCTTCGTGGTGTCGGTGGCCAGGCCTGCGCCGGAGGAGCTGCCCATGGTGCAGGACAAGGACTTCCTGAAGAAG GCGGTGTGCAAAGACAACGGCTTCTTCAGCTACCAGATCCCCAGCTGGTTCAGCACCACCAAGCACGTCAAGCCGCTGACGCAGCGAGTGTGTTCCGCCGACGCCATGCTCTGCA GCAAGACCTGCTACAACTCCGTCAACATCGGCTTCCTCATCGACGGGTCGTCCAGCATCGGCGACGGAAACTTCCGGCTGGTCCTGGACTTCCTGGCGGAGATCGCGCGCAGCTTTGACGTCTCCGATTTTGGCGCCCGCATCG GAGCCGTGCAGTTCACCTACGACCAGCGGCTGGAGTTCAGCCTCTACGACCATCCGGAGAAGGAGGAGGCCGTCAGCGCGCTGAGGAGCATCTCCTACATGAGCGGAGGCACGGCCACCGGGGAGGCCATCACCTTCACCGTCCACAACCTCTTCAA ACGGGTCGGTCCGGGCCGCAACTTCCTGATCGTGGTGACGGACGGCCAGTCGTACGACGACGTCAGAGCCCCGGCGCTGGACGCCCACCGACAAG GCATCACCGTCTACTCGGTGGGCGTGGCCTGGGCGCCGCTGGACGACCTGCGCTCCATGGCGTCGGAGCCGAAGGACGGCCACACCTTCTTCACCCGCGAGTTCAGCGGCCTGAGCGACTTCATCCAGCCGCTGGTCCGCGGCATCTGCCGGGACTTCAACGACAACAACTGA
- the scfd1 gene encoding sec1 family domain-containing protein 1, whose product MAASVREKQTAALKKMLNFNSAPLKNSTSEPVWKVLIYDRFGQDVISPLLSVKELRDMGITLHLLLHSDRDPIPDVPAIYFVMPTEENIDRICQDLRNQLYESYYLNFISAISRSKLEDIASAALAANAVNQVTKVYDQYLNFITLEDDMFILCHQNKELISYHAINRGDLQDTDMDMMMDTIVDSLFCFFVTLGAVPIIRCPRGNAAEMVAVKLDKKLRENLRDARNSLFTGDNMAAGPFSFQRPLFVLADRNVDMATPLHHTWTYQALIHDVLEFHLNRVVMEEGAGADPPPAGARPKKKSRKSYDLTGADKFWQKHKGSPFPEVAESVQEELDSYRAQEDEVKRLKSIMGLEGEDEGAISMLSDNTAKLTSAVSSLPELLEKKRLIDLHTNVATAVLDHIKSRKLDVYFEYEEKLMSKSTLDKSLLDIITDPDAGTPEDKMRLFLIFYITSVQPPSESDLEQYRAALLDAGCDLSPLNYIKQWKAFTKMAATPANYGNSGVKPMGLFSRVMNSGSQLVMEGVKNLVLKQHNLPVTRILDNLMEMKSNPETDDFRYFDPKMLRGSESSIPRNKSPFQEAIVFVVGGGNYIEYQNLVDFAKSKQKRVVYGCSELFNASQFIKQLSLLGQK is encoded by the exons ATGGCGGCGAGTGTCCGTGAGAAACAGACTG CGGCTCTGAAGAAGATGCTGAACTTCAACTCTGCTCCTCTGAAGAACTCCACCTCGGAGCCAGTGTGGAAG GTGCTGATCTACGACCGTTTCGGCCAAGACGTCATCTCTCCTCTGCTGTCCGTCAAAGAGCTGCGCGACATGGGCATCACCTTGCACCT GCTCCTCCACTCAGACAGAGACCCCATTCCCGATGTTCCCGCCATATATTTTGTGATGCCCACTGAGGAAAACATCGACAGGATATGCCAG gatcTGAGGAATCAACTTTATGAGTCGTACTACCTGAACTTCATATCGGCCATTAGTCGCAGTAAGCTGGAGGACATCGCCAGCGCAGCGCTAGCTGCCAACGCCGTCAACCAAGTCACCAAG GTGTACGATCAGTACCTGAACTTCATCACCCTGGAAGACGACATGTTCATCCTCTGCCACCAAAACAAGGAGCTCATCTCGTATCATG CCATTAACCGGGGCGACCTGCAGGACACAGACATGGACATGATGATGGACACAATAGTGGACAGTCTCTTCTGCTTCTTCGTCACACTGG GCGCCGTCCCCATCATCCGGTGTCCCCGTGGCAACGCAGCTGAGATGGTTGCTGTG AAACTGGACAAGAAGTTGCGTGAAAACCTGCGAGATGCACGAAACAGCCTCTTCACTGGAGACAACATGGCTGCTGGACCGTTCAG TTTCCAGAGGCCTCTGTTTGTGCTGGCAGACCGGAACGTGGACATGGCCACGCCCCTCCACCACACCTGGACCTATCAGGCCCTGATCCACGATGTCCTG GAGTTTCATCTGAACCGGGTCGTGATGGAGGAGGGGGCCGGGGCTGACCCACCCCCCGCCGGTGCCAGGCCcaagaagaagagcagaaagAGCTACGACCTCACCGGAGCCGACAAGTTCTGGCAGAAACACAAGGGGAG TCCCTTCCCCGAGGTGGCCGAGTCggtccaggaggagctggactcATACCGGGCCCAGGAGGACGAAGTGAAGAGACTAAAGAGCATCATG GGTCTAGAGGGGGAGGATGAAGGAGCCATCAGCATGTTGTCAGACAACACCGCCAAGCTAACCTCAGCAGTCAG CTCGCTGCCCGAGCTTCTGGAGAAGAAGCGGCTCATCGACCTTCACACCAACGTGGCCACAGCTGTCCTGGACCACATCAAG AGCCGCAAACTGGACGTCTATTTTGAATATGAGGAGAAGCTGATGAGCAAATCCACGCTGGATAAATCTCTGCTGGACATCATCACTGACCCCGATG CCGGGACGCCAGAGGACAAAATGAGGCTCTTCCTGATCTTCTACATCACATCAGTGCAGCCACCGTCCGAG TCGGACCTGGAGCAGTACCGCGCCGCTCTGCTGGACGCCGGCTGTGACCTTTCACCCCTCAACTACATCAAGCAGTGGAA GGCGTTCACCAAGATGGCTGCCACTCCAGCTAACTATGGCAACAGCGGTGTCAAACCAATGGG GTTGTTCTCCAGGGTGATGAACTCTGGTTCTCAGCTGGTGATGGAGGGAGTGAAGAACCTGGTGCTGAAGCAACAC AATCTCCCCGTGACCCGGATCCTCGACAACCTGATGGAGATGAAGTCCAACCCT GAAACTGATGACTTCCGATATTTCGACCCCAAGATGCTCCGCGGCAGTGAGAG CTCCATTCCAAGGAACAAGAGTCCGTTCCAAGAG GCGATCGTGTTCGTGGTCGGAGGAGGAAACTACATCGAGTACCAGAACCTGGTGGACTTTGCTAAA TCCAAACAGAAGCGGGTCGTCTACGGCTGCAGCGAACTCTTCAACGCCTCTCAGTTCATCAAACAG CTGTCGCTGCTCGGGCAGAAGTGA
- the cpsf6 gene encoding cleavage and polyadenylation specificity factor subunit 6 isoform X1 → MSEGVDHIDIYADVEEEFNQEQDYPVHEQIDLYDDVISPSANNGDAPEDRDYLDSLPAPGAAEEGKRSPPNSVFTYTGKRIALYIGNLTWWTTDEDLTEVIRSVGITDVLEIKFFENRANGQSKGFALVSVGSESSSRKLMDLLSKRVLHGQNPVVTPCNKQSLSQFEMQSRKSNHSGQMSGEGKAGPPGSGSRGGFPPGSRGRSRFPGGPPGPGSDRFQGPGGPGGPPPHFPGAGRGPDGPLMEMSFGRSWRDRGGLQGPPRPPPGPPGPPGPPGPPPPGQGLPPPMPGPPSRGDRPPPPVLFPGQFGQPPLGPLPPGPPPPGYGPPPGPPPPQQGPPPPGPFPPRPPGPIVPPMALGPPPHLAGPPPGGPPPAPHVNPAFFPPPGSNSLPPNDSRGPPGPNDIYGRPPPYERDYGPGSRDMESSRAPLNEAEFEEIMNRNRAISSSAISRAVSDASAAEYGSAIETLVTAISLIKQSKVSADDRCKVLISSLQDCLHGIESKSYGSASRRERSRERDHSRSREKSRRHKSRSRERHEDYYRERSRERDRHRERDRDREREREREYRHR, encoded by the exons ATGTCGGAGGGAGTCGATCACATCGATATCTACGCCGACGTAGAAGAGGAATTTAACCAG GAACAGGACTACCCAGTGCACGAGCAGATCGACTTGTATGATGATGTCATATCACCGTCAGCCAACAATGGAGATGCTCCAGAAGACCGTGACTACCTGGACAGTCTTCCGGCTCCAGGAGCGGCCGAGGAGGGCAAGAGATCCCCTCCCAATTCTGTCTTCACATACACGGGCAAAAGAATAGCGCTGTACATCGGAAACCTGACATGG TGGACCACAGACGAGGACCTGACAGAGGTGATCCGGTCGGTCGGAATCACAGACGTGCTGGAGATCAAGTTCTTTGAAAACAGAGCCAATGGCCAGTCCAAAGG ttTTGCGCTGGTCTCTGTGGGCTCCGAGTCGTCCTCCAGGAAGTTGATGGATCTTCTGTCGAAAAGGGTGCTCCACGGCCAGAATCCTGTTGTGACACCCTGCAACAAACAGTCACTGAGTCAGTTTGAGATGCAGTCACGCAAAA GTAACCACTCTGGGCAGATGTCAGGAGAGGGCAAGGCCGGACCCCCAGGATCTGGCTCGCGTGGAGGTTTTCCTCCGGGTAGTCGTGGAAGAAGCCGCTTTCCTGGTGGCCCCCCTGGACCTGGCAGTGACCGTTTCCAGGGACCCGGTGGGCCTGGAGGTCCACCTCCACATTTTCCTG GCGCGGGCAGAGGACCAGACGGCCCCCTGATGGAAATGAGTTTCGGTCGGAGCTGGCGAGACCGAG GTGGACTGCAGGGCCCCCCGCGCCCCCCTCCCGGTCCTCCTGGCCCACCCGGTCCTCCTGGACCTCCGCCTCCCGGTCAGGGACTCCCGCCTCCCATGCCTGGCCCACCCAGCCGGGGTGACAGACCCCCTCCCCCGGTCCTGTTCCCTGGCCAGTTTGGCCAGCCGCCTCTGGGCCCCTTGCCCCCCGGCCCACCGCCTCCGGGCTACGGTCCCCCTCCTGGCCCACCGCCCCCACAGCAAGGCCCCCCGCCGCCAGGACCCTTCCCTCCTCGCCCTCCTGGACCTATCGTGCCACCAATGGCGTTGGGACCCCCTCCTCACTTGGCAGGTCCGCCTCCAGGTGGTCCACCTCCGGCCCCCCACGTCAACCCTGCCTTCTTTCCCCCTCCTGGGAGCAACAGCCTGCCCCCCAACGATAGCCGAGGACCCCCAGGACCAAACGACATATATGGACGACCGCCTCCCTACGAAAGAGACTACGGTCCTGGAAGCAG GGACATGGAGTCCTCGCGGGCCCCCTTGAACGAGGCAGAGTTTGAGGAGATCATGAACCGCAACAGAGCCATTTCCTCTAGCGCCATCTCCAGAGCAGTGTCGGATGccagtgcag CCGAGTACGGCAGCGCCATCGAGACGCTGGTCACAGCCATCAGCCTGATCAAACAGTCCAAGGTCTCGGCAGATGATCGCTGTAAAGTGCTCATTAGCTCGCTGCAGGACTGTCTGCATGGCATCGAGTCCAAGAGCTACGGCTCCGCCTCCAG AAGAGAGCGCTCCAGGGAGCGAGACCACAGTCGCTCCAGAGAGAAGAGTCGCCGGCACAAGTCCCGCAGCCGGGAGCGCCACGAGGACTACTACAGAGAGCGCAGCCGCGAGCGGGACCGCCACCGCGAGCGGGACCGGGACCGCGAGAGGGAGCGGGAGCGAGAGTACCGGCATCGCTAG